One window of the Primulina eburnea isolate SZY01 chromosome 18, ASM2296580v1, whole genome shotgun sequence genome contains the following:
- the LOC140819123 gene encoding uncharacterized protein, with amino-acid sequence MNGVMRFGKKGKLNPRFTGPFEILESVGTLVYIVSLPSNLEGVHNVFHASMLQKYISNPSHVQSYEHLQLTPNLSFEERPARKDRPAWILDKQERRLRDMVIQMVKIKWLILSGEETT; translated from the coding sequence ATGAATGGTGTGATGAGATTCGGAAAGAAGGGAAAACTCAATCCTAGATTCACAGGACCATTCGAGATCCTAGAGAGTGTTGGGACACTAGTTTATATAGTTTCATTACCGTCGAATCTAGAGGGAGTTCATAATGTCTTTCACGCCTCGATGTTGCAGAAATACATTTCGAACCCTTCTCATGTGCAGAGTTATGAGCATCTGCAGTTGACGCCAAACTTGTCATTCGAGGAAAGACCTGCCCGGAAGGATAGACCTGCCTGGATATTAGACAAGCAGGAGAGGAGGCTCAGGGACATGGTGATCCAGATGGTCAAAATCAAGTGGCTGATTCTTTCGGGGGAGGAGACTACTTAG